A part of Rhodomicrobium lacus genomic DNA contains:
- a CDS encoding type II secretion system F family protein: protein MASYIYKGVDRSNKIVRGTREASDKVALVKSLQADGIIPISIGERVEKTGWELGWKLSTPSIRESEILYLISNLELLLGAGVDLNAALGALSKSTKNPKIARLAKELREHVQKGQRLSSALSSIDGTVPSFVVNSIRAGENSGQLQHVLKRLAEYLSRFQQFKSNIVSSLIYPIILLIMAVVSIVILISVVIPQFKPLFEDAGVDLPLITRFFVWASDFLSNNSGLLILISIIFFILLRTTIRRPRIALLIDKVKFRLPLGAGQLLKKVEAARFARLMALMLENGVSMLTALALVRDAAGNKWFSYNIEIVAKKIREGERLTRALSVAGMIPDTYQEILEAGEEASQLEIVLARVADIAERETEISLKNFMAAFVPLLTIGLGGFVALVIMSVLLALLSVNDLALR from the coding sequence ATGGCTTCCTACATCTACAAAGGGGTGGATCGCTCGAACAAGATCGTTAGAGGTACGCGAGAAGCTAGTGACAAGGTTGCCTTGGTCAAGTCGCTGCAGGCTGACGGGATTATTCCGATATCGATTGGGGAGCGAGTCGAAAAGACTGGCTGGGAGCTTGGTTGGAAATTATCTACGCCATCCATTCGCGAATCGGAGATTTTATATCTGATTTCAAACCTTGAGTTATTGCTTGGAGCAGGCGTCGATCTCAACGCCGCTTTGGGCGCGCTTTCTAAATCGACAAAGAATCCCAAAATTGCCCGCCTAGCGAAGGAGTTACGAGAACATGTGCAGAAAGGTCAAAGACTTTCGAGCGCCCTCTCGTCAATCGATGGAACCGTACCAAGCTTTGTTGTTAACAGCATTCGCGCAGGTGAAAATAGCGGGCAGCTTCAGCATGTTTTGAAGCGCCTAGCTGAATATCTTTCCAGATTTCAACAATTTAAATCTAATATTGTATCATCTCTTATTTATCCGATAATTTTACTAATCATGGCGGTGGTTTCCATCGTCATTCTGATTTCTGTAGTCATACCGCAATTCAAGCCTCTTTTTGAGGACGCGGGCGTTGATTTGCCTCTTATAACACGTTTCTTTGTTTGGGCTTCCGATTTCCTTTCCAATAATAGTGGCCTACTTATACTGATAAGTATTATTTTTTTTATTTTATTGCGAACTACTATCAGGCGGCCTCGGATCGCTCTCCTCATCGACAAAGTCAAGTTTCGCCTTCCTTTGGGAGCGGGCCAATTGTTGAAGAAGGTAGAAGCCGCACGCTTTGCCAGGCTGATGGCGCTCATGCTTGAGAACGGTGTTTCGATGTTGACGGCGCTAGCGCTTGTTCGCGATGCCGCCGGCAACAAATGGTTTTCTTATAATATCGAAATTGTCGCAAAAAAAATCCGGGAGGGAGAGCGGCTCACCCGTGCGCTTTCTGTCGCGGGTATGATTCCAGACACCTACCAAGAAATCCTCGAAGCAGGAGAGGAGGCGAGTCAGCTTGAGATCGTGCTCGCCCGAGTCGCCGACATAGCGGAACGGGAAACGGAGATTTCGCTCAAGAATTTTATGGCCGCTTTTGTTCCGTTATTGACAATCGGGCTGGGCGGTTTTGTCGCCCTGGTTATCATGTCCGTGTTGCTCGCTCTTCTCAGCGTCAACGACCTCGCGTTGAGATAA